The proteins below are encoded in one region of Plutella xylostella chromosome Z, ilPluXylo3.1, whole genome shotgun sequence:
- the LOC105384127 gene encoding tyrosine-protein phosphatase non-receptor type 11 isoform X1, whose product MSKDNGRLSRLGVLAPAALSACMDASVLAVPTAGAIISTVLKELSKAFMLKKWFHGSMSAKEAEVLMMERGKNGSFLVRESKTHPGDFVLTVRVRGRVNHVKINKENNKYDVGSGERFDDLVGLIEHFRKYPMVEVDGDVLRLLQPVSGTTLKPTEIQDKLDGLQNSKDLQDNEQECALDGEFQSLQLLDNLNFFTTKEGSKQENACKNRYRNILPYDQTRIVLRRKDEKAACSDYINASYITTPRLIDTPSSSSNESLNSVRSLRSEPKPKKKVFVFKSLSDDALKEAKRCFKLDKINGNSAKQKTYIATQGCLSNTKEDFWRMVWQENVRVIAMITNEVEKGKRKCERYWPHPCEQEIYDSLTVKSISENYHEDYLVRELEVRDEKKSCRTIYQYQFTAWPDHGIPASAAGVLAFMEDINTKLNKTLQSKNGPDQNVICVHCSAGVGRTGTFIVLDILIDKIKAFGYECDIDVYNTVRTLRGQRGGMVQNKAQYRFIYQALRHYVEERPLRYISKVYSIEV is encoded by the exons ATGTCGAAAGACAACGGTCGCCTGAGCCGGCTGGGCGTGCTGGCGCCGGCGGCCCTGAGCGCCTGCATGGATGCTTCAGTGCTGGCCGTGCCCACTGCTGGAGCCATCATCTCTACAGTCCTCAAGGAGCTCAGCAAGGCCTTCATGCTGAAGAA ATGGTTCCACGGCAGCATGTCGGCCAAGGAGGCGGAGGTGCTGATGATGGAGAGGGGCAAGAACGGCTCGTTCCTGGTGCGCGAGTCGAAGACCCACCCCGGGGACTTCGTGCTCACCGTGCGGGTCAGGGGCCGCGTCAACCACGTCAAGATTAATAAAGAG AACAACAAGTACGACGTGGGCAGCGGCGAGAGGTTCGACGACCTGGTGGGGCTGATCGAGCACTTCCGCAAGTACCCCATGGTGGAGGTGGACGGCGACGTGCTGCGGCTGCTGCAGCCGGTCAGCGGCACCACGCTGAAGCCCACGGAGATACAGGACAAGCTGGACGGGCTACAG aaTAGCAAAGATTTACAAGATAATGAGCAAGAGTGTGCGTTGGACGGAGAGTTCCAGTCATTGCAGTTGCTGGACAACCTCAACTTCTTCACTACCAAAGAAGGCTCTAAGCAAGAAAACGCTTGTAAGAACAGATACAGGAATATTCTACCTT ATGACCAAACCAGAATAGTGTTAAGAAGGAAAGATGAGAAAGCCGCATGTAGTGACTACATCAACGCTAGCTACATCACGACCCCAAGACTGATCGACACTCCCAGCTCCTCGTCCAATGAAAGCCTTAACAGTGTGCGTT CGTTACGGAGTGAACCGAAGCcaaagaaaaaagttttcgTTTTTAAATCCTTGTCCGATGACGCGTTGAAGGAAGCTAAACGATGTTTCAAATTGGATAAAATTAACGGAAATTCGG CAAAACAGAAAACTTACATTGCTACCCAGGGCTGCTTGTCAAATACAAAGGAAGACTTCTGGAGGATGGTGTGGCAGGAAAACGTCAGGGTCATCGCCATGATCACCAACGAAGTCGAGAAAGGAAAG AGAAAATGCGAGAGATACTGGCCTCATCCTTGTGAACAAGAGATCTACGACAGCCTCACAGTGAAGTCAATAAGCGAAAACTACCATGAAGATTATTTAGTCCGAGAACTAGAAGTCAGAGACGAGAAAAAATCTTGTCGGACAATTTATCAATATCAGTTCACG GCCTGGCCCGACCACGGGATCCCCGCATCCGCGGCCGGCGTGCTCGCCTTCATGGAAGACATCAAcaccaaattaaataaaaccttaCAAAGCAAAAACGGACCGGATCAG AACGTGATATGCGTGCATTGTTCGGCGGGAGTGGGAAGGACAGGCACTTTCATCGTATTGGACATTCTCATCGACAAAATTAAAGCTTTCG GATACGAGTGTGACATCGACGTGTACAACACGGTGAGGACGCTGCGAGGACAGCGCGGCGGCATGGTGCAGAACAAGGCGCAGTACAGGTTCATCTACCAGGCGCTCAGACACTACGTGGAGGAGAGGCCGCTACGGTATATCAGTAAG GTCTATTCCATTGAAGTCTAG
- the LOC105384127 gene encoding tyrosine-protein phosphatase non-receptor type 11 isoform X2, with translation MEWFHGSMSAKEAEVLMMERGKNGSFLVRESKTHPGDFVLTVRVRGRVNHVKINKENNKYDVGSGERFDDLVGLIEHFRKYPMVEVDGDVLRLLQPVSGTTLKPTEIQDKLDGLQNSKDLQDNEQECALDGEFQSLQLLDNLNFFTTKEGSKQENACKNRYRNILPYDQTRIVLRRKDEKAACSDYINASYITTPRLIDTPSSSSNESLNSVRSLRSEPKPKKKVFVFKSLSDDALKEAKRCFKLDKINGNSAKQKTYIATQGCLSNTKEDFWRMVWQENVRVIAMITNEVEKGKRKCERYWPHPCEQEIYDSLTVKSISENYHEDYLVRELEVRDEKKSCRTIYQYQFTAWPDHGIPASAAGVLAFMEDINTKLNKTLQSKNGPDQNVICVHCSAGVGRTGTFIVLDILIDKIKAFGYECDIDVYNTVRTLRGQRGGMVQNKAQYRFIYQALRHYVEERPLRYISKVYSIEV, from the exons ATgga ATGGTTCCACGGCAGCATGTCGGCCAAGGAGGCGGAGGTGCTGATGATGGAGAGGGGCAAGAACGGCTCGTTCCTGGTGCGCGAGTCGAAGACCCACCCCGGGGACTTCGTGCTCACCGTGCGGGTCAGGGGCCGCGTCAACCACGTCAAGATTAATAAAGAG AACAACAAGTACGACGTGGGCAGCGGCGAGAGGTTCGACGACCTGGTGGGGCTGATCGAGCACTTCCGCAAGTACCCCATGGTGGAGGTGGACGGCGACGTGCTGCGGCTGCTGCAGCCGGTCAGCGGCACCACGCTGAAGCCCACGGAGATACAGGACAAGCTGGACGGGCTACAG aaTAGCAAAGATTTACAAGATAATGAGCAAGAGTGTGCGTTGGACGGAGAGTTCCAGTCATTGCAGTTGCTGGACAACCTCAACTTCTTCACTACCAAAGAAGGCTCTAAGCAAGAAAACGCTTGTAAGAACAGATACAGGAATATTCTACCTT ATGACCAAACCAGAATAGTGTTAAGAAGGAAAGATGAGAAAGCCGCATGTAGTGACTACATCAACGCTAGCTACATCACGACCCCAAGACTGATCGACACTCCCAGCTCCTCGTCCAATGAAAGCCTTAACAGTGTGCGTT CGTTACGGAGTGAACCGAAGCcaaagaaaaaagttttcgTTTTTAAATCCTTGTCCGATGACGCGTTGAAGGAAGCTAAACGATGTTTCAAATTGGATAAAATTAACGGAAATTCGG CAAAACAGAAAACTTACATTGCTACCCAGGGCTGCTTGTCAAATACAAAGGAAGACTTCTGGAGGATGGTGTGGCAGGAAAACGTCAGGGTCATCGCCATGATCACCAACGAAGTCGAGAAAGGAAAG AGAAAATGCGAGAGATACTGGCCTCATCCTTGTGAACAAGAGATCTACGACAGCCTCACAGTGAAGTCAATAAGCGAAAACTACCATGAAGATTATTTAGTCCGAGAACTAGAAGTCAGAGACGAGAAAAAATCTTGTCGGACAATTTATCAATATCAGTTCACG GCCTGGCCCGACCACGGGATCCCCGCATCCGCGGCCGGCGTGCTCGCCTTCATGGAAGACATCAAcaccaaattaaataaaaccttaCAAAGCAAAAACGGACCGGATCAG AACGTGATATGCGTGCATTGTTCGGCGGGAGTGGGAAGGACAGGCACTTTCATCGTATTGGACATTCTCATCGACAAAATTAAAGCTTTCG GATACGAGTGTGACATCGACGTGTACAACACGGTGAGGACGCTGCGAGGACAGCGCGGCGGCATGGTGCAGAACAAGGCGCAGTACAGGTTCATCTACCAGGCGCTCAGACACTACGTGGAGGAGAGGCCGCTACGGTATATCAGTAAG GTCTATTCCATTGAAGTCTAG